The following proteins come from a genomic window of Maribacter sp. HTCC2170:
- the ggt gene encoding gamma-glutamyltransferase, giving the protein MKKLIKAIPLLLLFILFTQCRKQPAKPTGLVTEKAMVVSARKEASEVGVSILKNGGNAFDAMVGTELALAVAYPFAGNLGGGGFMVYRKSNGDIGSIDYREKAPLSAHKDMYLDSLGNVIPGKSTIGATAVGVPGTIAGIFEVHDKFGSLPIAEIISPVIDLVEQGVVVTKKQAARLEKYREQIIEVNGDNTLFFNKCQQGDTLKYPTLANTLRRIAKNGREEFYTGQTAKKLASFIQDNGGYVTEEDLAKYEAKWRQPIIFNYRDLKVISMSPPSSGGVTMNQIFKMIEPYEVSEFGHNSRETIQVFTEASRRAYADRNYFLGDPDFVEIPLDVLLSTSYIEGRMKDFSFDQATKSSDIERGKIQISESSETTHYSIVDNEGNAVSVTTTLNGAYGSKLYCDELGFFLNNEMDDFSAKPGVPNMFGLIGADANSIAPEKRMLSSMTPTIVEKDGKLWMVVGSPGGSTIITAVAQTILNCYEFNLSMQEAVNAPRFHHQWLPDFVIFEPVGFSNVVMDELKNKGYNINEDRTPILGKVDAIRILPDGRLEGGADKRGDDTAVGY; this is encoded by the coding sequence ATGAAAAAACTGATTAAAGCAATTCCCCTACTCTTACTATTTATTCTATTTACCCAATGTAGAAAACAGCCTGCAAAGCCCACAGGACTGGTTACCGAAAAAGCAATGGTTGTATCTGCCCGGAAAGAAGCATCTGAAGTTGGCGTTTCTATTTTGAAAAATGGAGGCAATGCTTTTGACGCCATGGTAGGTACAGAATTGGCGCTGGCCGTGGCTTATCCGTTTGCAGGAAACTTAGGAGGAGGCGGATTCATGGTCTACCGTAAGAGTAATGGTGATATTGGATCAATCGACTATCGAGAAAAAGCCCCTTTATCTGCTCACAAGGATATGTATCTTGATTCGCTTGGAAATGTGATTCCAGGCAAAAGTACAATCGGTGCCACGGCTGTTGGAGTACCAGGTACTATCGCAGGTATTTTCGAAGTGCATGATAAGTTTGGGAGTCTTCCAATTGCTGAAATTATTTCCCCAGTTATAGATTTAGTAGAACAAGGCGTTGTTGTTACCAAAAAACAAGCTGCACGGTTAGAGAAATACAGAGAACAAATAATTGAAGTAAATGGTGATAACACCTTGTTTTTCAATAAATGTCAACAAGGGGATACTCTTAAATACCCTACACTTGCCAATACACTAAGGCGAATCGCAAAAAATGGACGGGAAGAGTTTTATACAGGTCAAACTGCTAAGAAGTTAGCATCCTTTATTCAAGACAATGGTGGTTATGTGACCGAAGAGGATTTAGCAAAATATGAGGCAAAATGGAGGCAGCCTATTATTTTCAATTATAGGGATTTGAAAGTAATCTCAATGAGTCCGCCAAGTAGCGGTGGGGTAACTATGAACCAAATTTTCAAGATGATAGAGCCTTATGAGGTTTCGGAGTTCGGACACAACTCTAGGGAAACTATTCAGGTTTTTACAGAAGCTAGCCGCAGGGCCTATGCTGATCGTAATTACTTTCTTGGGGATCCAGATTTTGTTGAAATACCCTTAGATGTTCTTCTGAGCACCAGCTATATAGAGGGCCGCATGAAAGACTTTAGTTTTGATCAAGCCACTAAATCATCTGATATTGAAAGAGGTAAAATCCAAATCTCCGAAAGTTCTGAAACCACCCACTACTCCATCGTTGATAATGAGGGAAATGCGGTTTCTGTTACTACAACCCTAAATGGAGCATATGGATCTAAACTGTATTGTGATGAACTGGGCTTCTTTTTGAACAATGAAATGGATGATTTTAGCGCCAAACCGGGCGTGCCAAATATGTTTGGACTTATTGGCGCAGATGCCAATAGCATTGCTCCAGAAAAACGTATGTTAAGCTCAATGACGCCAACAATAGTTGAGAAAGATGGGAAATTATGGATGGTTGTTGGAAGTCCAGGTGGTTCAACAATCATCACTGCAGTGGCGCAAACAATTCTAAATTGTTACGAGTTTAATTTGAGTATGCAAGAAGCAGTGAATGCACCAAGATTTCACCACCAATGGCTACCAGATTTTGTTATTTTTGAACCTGTGGGGTTCTCAAATGTGGTAATGGATGAA